One Papaver somniferum cultivar HN1 chromosome 10, ASM357369v1, whole genome shotgun sequence genomic window carries:
- the LOC113318172 gene encoding probable protein S-acyltransferase 17 → MDVQWILVCHGCLTLLVIVSFLCGQWPIFQNTFIEKIHYFLTVGAYDYFLRFMLYVFGSKGRNAILSVEYFCCDRPNPTLQAFYLAIIAGIYYIIAVSSFDYIPGYYLSEYHRYTSFLAVGVGVVLFLLTSFSDPGTVNADNVTQYLSSYPYDNIIFTEKVCTTCKIPKPARSKHCSICDRCVARFDHHCGWMNNCIGEKNTRYFMAFLLWHFLLCVYGTIAIALILAGQLKEFKVIHILTVYYGFENSFYSLAPHVVQWVLGAYNTQILLMVFLAVVSLLLAGFSGYHTHLCLTNTTTNETFKWKDYISLKMKINEAKVSAAALKASISGMTGETKPPESKWKAFSRKSPLEDVEVIVKDNIYDKGFFSNLNEIVFPLSTRRSFLASKSD, encoded by the exons ATGGATGTCCAGTGGATACTGGTCTGCCATGGATGTTTAACTCTACTAGTAATTGTTTCTTTCTTATGCGGCCAATGGCCAATTTTTCAAAACACTTTCATTGAAAAAATTCATTACTTCCTCACTGTTGGTGCCTATGATTATTTCCT GAGATTTATGTTATATGTATTTGGTTCTAAAGGCAGAAATGCAATTCTGTCTGTCGAATATTTTTGTTGTGATCGACCTAATCCAACCTTACAG gcatTCTATTTAGCTATAATTGCAGGAATATATTATATCATTGCAGTGTCGTCCTTTGACTATATTCCTGGCTATTATCTATCCGAATATCACAG GTACACAAGCTTCTTGGCAGTTGGTGTTGGTGTTGTACTCTTTCTATTGACTAGCTTTTCTGATCCAGGAACTGTGAATGCTGACAATGTTACTCAATACCTCTCCTCCTACCCTTATGACAATATCATATTTACAGAAAAAGTGTGCACGACTTGCAAGATTCCAAA GCCTGCTAGATCCAAGCACTGTAGCATATGTGATCGCTGTGTTGCTAGATTTGACCACCACTGCGGATGGATG AATAACTGCATAGGGGAAAAGAATACTCGTTATTTCATGGCTTTCCTACTCTG GCATTTCCTTCTATGCGTGTATGGAACAATTGCCATCGCTTTGATACTTGCTGGTCAATTGAAGGAGTTTAAGGTTATACACATCCTAACAG TTTATTATGGCTTTGAAAATTCATTCTATAGCCTAGCTCCCCATGTTGTACAG TGGGTGTTGGGCGCATATAACACACAAATACTTCTGATGGTCTTCTTAGCTGTCGTCTCTTTACTACTTGCTGGGTTCTCTGGGTACCATACCCATCTCTGTCTTACAAACACCACCACAAATGAG ACATTCAAGTGGAAAGACTACATCAGCTTAAAGATGAAAATAAATGAAGCAAAGGTGAGCGCTGCAGCTCTAAAAGCTAGTATCAGTGGGATGACAGGAGAGACAAAACCACCAGAAAGCAAATGGAAGGCCTTTTCCCGTAAGTCTCCATTAGAAGATGTAGAGGTCATTGTTAAAGATAATATTTACGATAAAGGATTCTTTAGTAATCTTAATGAGATAGTATTTCCATTGTCAACAAGACGATCATTTTTGGCCAGCAAGTCTGACTGA